Proteins encoded together in one Chiloscyllium plagiosum isolate BGI_BamShark_2017 chromosome 3, ASM401019v2, whole genome shotgun sequence window:
- the LOC122545131 gene encoding gap junction Cx32.2 protein-like: protein MGDWTFLGRLLDKVQSQSTVIGKIWLTTLFVFRILLLGAGAEKVWGDEQSGFVCNTRQPGCENVCYDKAFPISHIRFWVLQIIFVSTPTLIYLGHALHVIHNEAKQPTDETKTTFRQIKKSKYTVTRGKVKIQGILLFSYLLQVFCKILFEVAFIMGQWYLFGFSLSPIYVCDRYPCPHRVDCFISRPTEKTIFIIFMLAVSCVSLVLNLSEIIYLIFKGIMFSTRKKYHHHIQPRYVFDTFDKSGVSETVFPSDSKSDLLKGEKQYNSNDPSSQNKINDSIETSVKKPKDELVKMSKGE, encoded by the coding sequence ATGGGAGACTGGACCTTTCTTGGAAGATTGCTGGATAAAGTTCAGTCACAGTCTACAGTTATTGGGAAAATCTGGCTCACGACATTGTTTGTGTTCAGGATCTTACTCCTTGGGgctggtgcagagaaggtttgggGTGATGAACAGTCTGGCTTCGTTTGCAACACACGCCAACCTGGTTGTGAAAATGTCTGCTATGATAAAGCTTTTCCAATCTCTCACATTCGCTTTTGGGTCCTTCAGATTATTTTCGTCTCGACCCCTACCTTGATATATCTTGGTCATGCTTTACATGTGATCCACAATGAAGCAAAACAACCAACTGATGAAACTAAAACTACTTTCAGACAAATCAAGAAGTCAAAATACACTGTAACACGTGGAAAAGTGAAAATACAAGGAATCCTATTATTCTCCTACTTACTACAAGTTTTCTGTAAAATTTTATTTGAAGTTGCTTTCATTATGGGTCAATGgtatctatttggattttccttGAGTCCTATTTATGTATGTGACAGATACCCCTGTCCACATAGAGTAGATTGCTTTATTTCACGTCCAACAGAAAAGaccattttcattatttttatgttGGCTGTGAGTTGTGTGTCACTTGTTCTAAATTTAAGTGAAATAATTTACCTTATTTTCAAGGGAATAATGTTTTCTACACGTAAAAAGTATCACCATCACATTCAACCTAGATATGTCTTTGACACTTTTGATAAATCAGGTGTCTCTGAAACCGTATTTCCATCAGATTCTAAATCCGACCTTTTGAAAGGAGAGAAACAATATAATAGTAATGACCCCAGTTCTCAGAATAAGATTAACGATAGCATTGAAACGTCTGTTAAGAAACCAAAGGATGAGCTCGTGAAAATGTCTAAAGGTGAATAA